The Apium graveolens cultivar Ventura chromosome 6, ASM990537v1, whole genome shotgun sequence genome contains a region encoding:
- the LOC141663756 gene encoding glycosyl hydrolase 5 family protein-like: MILLSDTHISYLSTSSRWIVNAKTGKRVKLACVNWPGHMYPMIPEGLNKKPLKNITESIFQMGFNCVRLTWATQMFTHDSYNKLTVTESLNRWGLVAAKYGMNISNPQLMNLTLVDAQKAVVDALGEKNIMVVLDNHVSLPIWCCDWNDGNGFFKDEYFDPKEWLQGLSIVSKRYRGNPTVVAVSIRNELRGPRQNEYDWHRFMEAGANAVHLENLDVLVIVSGLSFESDLSFLKKRKLNLGMNVNKKLVYEAHWYEFGNPSEKWIFQTNEFCADITQWFVNQTGYLLTGKSPTPLFLSEFGKDQRGVNEAENRYFTCLMAFLVEKDLEWALWGLQGSYMLREGQIEWEEPYGMYDFSWDNLRNSSVLQNLQLGQQMIQEPTSDHKTYYLMYHPQTGRCVHVGKHNITTSDCYKLNRWGYSGDYGPIKLLGTSTCLTVEGEDHPVKVTNDCSSLKSVWKLVSKSRMHLAAKDDKGRDLCLDWDTLNSTIVTTKCLCLGDNMQDISWCNENPQRQWFKLVQTNI; encoded by the exons ATGATTTTACTAAGCGACACCCATATATCATATCTTTCAACAAGTTCAAGATGGATCGTCAATGCAAAAACAGGAAAACGTGTGAAATTAGCCTGTGTAAATTGGCCTGGTCACATGTATCCCATGATACCAGAGGGTCTGAACAAGAAACCTTTGAAAAACATTACAGAAAGTATTTTTCAGATGGGTTTTAATTGCGTCCGTCTCACTTGGGCTACGCAAATGTTCACTCATGATTCGTACAACAAACTTACCGTTACAGAGTCACTTAACAGATGGGGTTTAGTAGCAGCCAAATATGGTATGAATATAAGCAACCCTCAGTTAATGAACCTTACACTTGTTGATGCACAGAAGGCTGTGGTTGACGCGCTAGGAGAGAAAAATATCATGGTTGTGCTTGATAATCATGTCAGCCTTCCGATATGGTGCTGTGATTGGAATGACGGAAATGGATTCTTTAAAGACGAGTATTTTGATCCAAAAGAATGGCTACAAGGCTTATCCATCGTTTCTAAACGGTACAGAGGAAACCCCACG GTAGTCGCTGTGAGCATCAGGAATGAGTTACGTGGTCCACGTCAAAATGAGTATGACTGGCACCGATTTATGGAGGCGGGTGCAAATGCGGTCCACTTAGAAAATCTAGATGTTCTAGTAATTGTCTCAGGCTTATCATTTGAATCTGATCTCAGCTTCTTGAAGAAACGAAAACTGAACTTGGGAATGAATGTGAACAAAAAGTTAGTGTATGAGGCTCACTGGTATGAATTCGGCAATCCATCAGAAAAATGGATTTTCCAGACAAATGAGTTCTGTGCAGATATTACCCAATGGTTCGTGAACCAAACTGGGTATTTGTTGACTGGCAAGAGCCCAACTCCATTATTTTTAAGTGAATTTGGTAAGGATCAACGGGGAGTAAACGAGGCAGAGAACCGATACTTTACTTGCTTGATGGCATTTCTCGTGGAGAAGGATCTTGAATGGGCCTTGTGGGGTTTGCAAGGGAGCTACATGCTTAGAGAAGGTCAAATTGAATGGGAGGAGCCGTATGGCATGTATGATTTCTCCTGGGACAACCTAAGAAATTCCTCAGTGTTGCAGAACCTACAACTTGGTCAACAAATGATTCAAG AGCCAACATCGGATCACAAAACATATTACTTAATGTATCATCCACAAACTGGGAGGTGTGTTCATGTAGGCAAGCATAACATTACCACATCAGATTGCTACAAGTTGAATCGATGGGGTTACAGTGGAGATTATGGTCCAATTAAGTTACTCGGGACCTCCACTTGTTTGACTGTTGAGGGAGAGGATCACCCGGTAAAGGTTACAAATGATTGTTCGAGCCTGAAGAGTGTGTGGAAGCTTGTTTCGAAATCAAGAATGCATTTAGCTGCCAAAGATGATAAAGGAAGAGACCTGTGCTTGGACTGGGACACTTTAAACTCGACAATAGTGACAACGAAGTGCTTATGTTTAGGAGATAATATGCAAGATATATCTTGGTGCAATGAAAATCCCCAACGACAATGGTTCAAGCTTGTTCAAACAAATATATAA